A window of Amphiura filiformis unplaced genomic scaffold, Afil_fr2py scaffold_75, whole genome shotgun sequence contains these coding sequences:
- the LOC140144717 gene encoding uncharacterized protein isoform X2 encodes MLKTSKLNIRFFKPLTCTYCGIYLCSLYRLRRHIERHTIKYVRAHRNTQTREKQYRCEYCQKYFTQAGNLKRHIRTHTKEKPYQCEYCQKCFAQSDSLKVHIRTHTKEKPYQCEYCYKCFALCSNLNRHIRTHFNEKPYHCDKCGKRFSESGNLRRHVRRHSKDKPYQCEYCQKCYALKSDLKGHIRTHTRGSRYQCSYCQKCFAGNCDLTKHIRTHTNEKPYQCEHCLKCFADCSNLKVHIKTHKKKPYQCVHCLKRFAQSDNLTEHIRTHTIEKPYQCMFCQKCFAQPRYLKDHTKTHTKEYQCQYCPKCFTDAGKLVIHTRTHTQKTPYQCEYCQKYFSTPTNHKRHVRIHTKEKPFKCDYCQKCFTQTSNLNRHIKIHKSF; translated from the coding sequence ATGTTGAAAACAAGTAAGCTGAATATAAGATTTTTTAAACCACTTACTTGTACATATTGTGGAATCTACCTCTGCTCTTTGTATAGATTGAGGCGTCACATTGAGAGACATACGATCAAATATGTTAGAGCTCATAGAAACACACAGACTAGAGAGAAACAGTATCGGTGTGAATATTGCCAGAAATATTTTACACAAGCTGGTAATCTTAaacgacacatcagaactcacaccaaagagaaaccctatcagtgcgagtattgtcaaaaatgctttgCACAATCGGATAGTCTTAAagtacacatcagaactcacaccaaagagaaaccctatcagtgtgaatattgttatAAATGCTTTGCACTTTGCAGTAATCTAAACAGACATATCAGAACTCACTTCAACGAGAAACCGTATCATTGTGATAAATGTGGAAAACGTTTTTCGGAATCTGGGAATCTTAGAAGACACGTCAGAAGGCATTCTAAAGATAAACCATATcaatgcgagtattgtcagaaatgctatgCACTAAAGAGCGATCTCAAAGGACACATCCGAACCCACACCAGAGGTAGCCGTTATCAGTGCAgctattgtcagaaatgctttgcaggAAATTGTGATCTCacaaaacacatcagaactcacactaacgAAAAACCGTATCAGTGCGAGCATTGTCTTAAATGTTTTGCAGATTGTAGTAACCTGAAAGTTCACATCAAAACTCACAaaaagaaaccatatcagtgtgtgCATTGTCTGAAACGTTTTGCACAGTCTGATAATCTGACAGAACACATCAGAACGCACACCatagagaaaccctatcagtgtatgttttgtcagaaatgctttgcgcaACCCCGTTATCTTAAAGATCACACCAAAACACACACTAAAGAGTATCAGTGTCAGTATTGTCCAAAATGTTTCACAGATGCAGGTAAACTAGTTATTCACACCAGAACTCACACGCAAAAGacgccatatcagtgtgagtattgtcagaaatactTTTCAACACCTACTAATCATAAAAGACACGtcaggattcacaccaaagagaaaccatttaaatgtgattattgtcaaaaatgcttTACACAAACTTCAAATCTTAACCGCCACATTAAAATTCACAAATCCTTTTAG
- the LOC140144717 gene encoding uncharacterized protein isoform X1 — translation MSKTNTFVNLQQHNYYHHLLNITKIPGQDLSRIELYQFRLVRFFTADWSTLITAFVNPVHPPYNTMLKTSKLNIRFFKPLTCTYCGIYLCSLYRLRRHIERHTIKYVRAHRNTQTREKQYRCEYCQKYFTQAGNLKRHIRTHTKEKPYQCEYCQKCFAQSDSLKVHIRTHTKEKPYQCEYCYKCFALCSNLNRHIRTHFNEKPYHCDKCGKRFSESGNLRRHVRRHSKDKPYQCEYCQKCYALKSDLKGHIRTHTRGSRYQCSYCQKCFAGNCDLTKHIRTHTNEKPYQCEHCLKCFADCSNLKVHIKTHKKKPYQCVHCLKRFAQSDNLTEHIRTHTIEKPYQCMFCQKCFAQPRYLKDHTKTHTKEYQCQYCPKCFTDAGKLVIHTRTHTQKTPYQCEYCQKYFSTPTNHKRHVRIHTKEKPFKCDYCQKCFTQTSNLNRHIKIHKSF, via the coding sequence ATACATTCGTCAATCTGCAGCAACATAATTACTATCACCACCTGCTAAATATTACCAAGATTCCTGGTCAGGATTTGTCCAGGATAGAGCTATACCAATTCAGACTTGTCCGCTTCTTCACAGCTGACTGGTCCACGCTGATCACAGCGTTTGTAAATCCAGTTCATCCACCATACAATACAATGTTGAAAACAAGTAAGCTGAATATAAGATTTTTTAAACCACTTACTTGTACATATTGTGGAATCTACCTCTGCTCTTTGTATAGATTGAGGCGTCACATTGAGAGACATACGATCAAATATGTTAGAGCTCATAGAAACACACAGACTAGAGAGAAACAGTATCGGTGTGAATATTGCCAGAAATATTTTACACAAGCTGGTAATCTTAaacgacacatcagaactcacaccaaagagaaaccctatcagtgcgagtattgtcaaaaatgctttgCACAATCGGATAGTCTTAAagtacacatcagaactcacaccaaagagaaaccctatcagtgtgaatattgttatAAATGCTTTGCACTTTGCAGTAATCTAAACAGACATATCAGAACTCACTTCAACGAGAAACCGTATCATTGTGATAAATGTGGAAAACGTTTTTCGGAATCTGGGAATCTTAGAAGACACGTCAGAAGGCATTCTAAAGATAAACCATATcaatgcgagtattgtcagaaatgctatgCACTAAAGAGCGATCTCAAAGGACACATCCGAACCCACACCAGAGGTAGCCGTTATCAGTGCAgctattgtcagaaatgctttgcaggAAATTGTGATCTCacaaaacacatcagaactcacactaacgAAAAACCGTATCAGTGCGAGCATTGTCTTAAATGTTTTGCAGATTGTAGTAACCTGAAAGTTCACATCAAAACTCACAaaaagaaaccatatcagtgtgtgCATTGTCTGAAACGTTTTGCACAGTCTGATAATCTGACAGAACACATCAGAACGCACACCatagagaaaccctatcagtgtatgttttgtcagaaatgctttgcgcaACCCCGTTATCTTAAAGATCACACCAAAACACACACTAAAGAGTATCAGTGTCAGTATTGTCCAAAATGTTTCACAGATGCAGGTAAACTAGTTATTCACACCAGAACTCACACGCAAAAGacgccatatcagtgtgagtattgtcagaaatactTTTCAACACCTACTAATCATAAAAGACACGtcaggattcacaccaaagagaaaccatttaaatgtgattattgtcaaaaatgcttTACACAAACTTCAAATCTTAACCGCCACATTAAAATTCACAAATCCTTTTAG